A single window of Nocardioides baekrokdamisoli DNA harbors:
- a CDS encoding RNA polymerase sigma factor: MVDPQATPVGAGSVRDRDAGLLEAAQRGDSCAFGELWTLYESTARQVASAVTASDLVDDVVAEAFARVLTRMRRGHQIDHFRAYLLQVVRSVAVDHYRAVGSKVVPIGGGDEFEPLTQPWLPPEPADGTYARSAYLDLCKSDREIIRITVLEGARPAEVAQALGVTAGAAAVRAFRARERLRERWLVAHARAAESVECARQRARLGAYSRGNLGTARVIVLERHLACCDSCAAALDEVTWVNRTLRASVTLPVAAVLAGGSLAPKALFGSLAHAFARHSAVPFATRPLRIVSRHGWAHAASGGWLVPAAIVVTPAMIGALVLPVAPTRTESQSSAAVQPVAVRPKVMAHRTPAVVPPAPTHKSVPASAPTEVPTVRPVPVRPSSPAVVIPARPTPRPTPTATPTTGPNLVAQRRFNNPYVSNNVATFCSPTTAVTTCDGTSLAGWSVSGDSVDLNAAFYVPAPPGDPAGTQCVDLIGQDQNESGHDGLAQTFATVPGGTYMVKFAMAPDPRANVPTSSASIRVAGTDVANLTFDNTSASTASSQAMGWTTKVYRVVATSSSTTVEIFATNAGDGGPELTDVTFQRVG; encoded by the coding sequence ATGGTGGACCCCCAAGCGACCCCGGTCGGCGCAGGTTCTGTAAGGGACCGTGACGCCGGACTGCTCGAGGCAGCGCAACGGGGTGATTCATGCGCCTTCGGCGAGCTCTGGACCCTGTACGAATCCACCGCTCGGCAGGTCGCCTCGGCCGTCACGGCGTCAGACCTGGTGGACGACGTGGTCGCCGAGGCGTTCGCGCGGGTGCTGACCCGGATGCGACGCGGCCATCAGATCGACCACTTTCGTGCGTACCTGTTGCAGGTGGTCCGCAGTGTTGCTGTCGACCACTACCGCGCGGTCGGGTCGAAGGTCGTCCCGATCGGCGGTGGGGACGAGTTCGAGCCGCTCACCCAACCATGGCTCCCGCCGGAGCCGGCTGACGGCACGTACGCACGCAGCGCCTATCTCGACTTGTGCAAGTCCGATCGCGAGATCATCCGGATCACGGTCCTGGAAGGGGCTCGGCCTGCCGAGGTGGCCCAGGCGCTGGGCGTGACTGCCGGCGCGGCCGCGGTGAGAGCCTTCCGGGCGCGCGAACGCCTGAGGGAACGGTGGCTCGTCGCGCACGCGCGGGCTGCGGAATCAGTGGAGTGTGCTCGCCAGCGAGCCCGCCTGGGCGCGTACAGCCGCGGGAATCTGGGGACCGCCCGAGTGATCGTGCTCGAGCGGCACCTTGCGTGCTGCGACTCCTGCGCGGCTGCGCTGGATGAGGTCACCTGGGTCAACCGCACTCTGCGCGCGTCGGTGACGCTGCCGGTGGCCGCAGTTCTGGCCGGCGGGAGCCTGGCCCCGAAGGCACTGTTCGGGTCGTTGGCCCATGCCTTCGCGCGGCATTCGGCTGTGCCGTTCGCGACGCGCCCGTTGCGGATCGTGTCGCGCCACGGGTGGGCTCATGCCGCCAGCGGCGGGTGGCTCGTACCGGCGGCGATTGTCGTCACCCCAGCGATGATCGGCGCACTGGTTCTGCCGGTTGCTCCGACGCGAACCGAGTCACAGTCCTCCGCAGCGGTCCAGCCTGTTGCGGTCAGGCCGAAGGTCATGGCACATCGGACTCCCGCGGTCGTGCCGCCTGCCCCTACGCACAAGTCCGTGCCCGCGTCGGCGCCGACTGAGGTGCCGACAGTGCGACCCGTGCCGGTGCGGCCCTCCTCGCCGGCGGTGGTGATTCCCGCTCGTCCGACGCCGCGTCCGACTCCGACGGCGACGCCGACAACGGGGCCGAATCTCGTCGCTCAACGGCGCTTCAACAACCCGTACGTCTCGAACAACGTGGCCACCTTCTGCTCTCCGACCACTGCCGTGACGACGTGCGACGGCACCTCCCTCGCGGGCTGGTCGGTGTCCGGCGACTCGGTCGACCTCAATGCGGCCTTCTACGTGCCGGCGCCGCCGGGCGACCCCGCGGGTACGCAGTGCGTGGACCTGATCGGTCAGGACCAGAACGAGAGCGGACACGACGGTCTGGCACAGACCTTCGCGACGGTTCCCGGCGGGACGTACATGGTGAAGTTCGCGATGGCGCCGGACCCGCGCGCCAACGTGCCGACGTCCTCGGCCTCCATCCGGGTGGCCGGGACCGATGTCGCCAACCTCACGTTCGACAACACGTCGGCGAGTACGGCCAGTTCGCAGGCCATGGGCTGGACGACCAAGGTCTATCGGGTCGTGGCGACCTCGTCGTCCACCACCGTGGAGATCTTCGCGACGAATGCGGGCGACGGCGGTCCGGAACTCACCGACGTAACCTTCCAACGAGTCGGCTGA
- a CDS encoding fatty acid desaturase family protein encodes MTAIQKLADNPIAHLTPQDIQAIGEELDAIRQSVIDTRGERDSAYIRRVIKTQRYLEIGSRAVLLASVFPPAFVAGTVGLTISKILDNMEIGHNIMHGQWDWMRDPKIHSTTWEWDNATPSDQWKHSHNELHHTYTNVLGKDNDLGYSIMRVDEDQRWHPFFLAQPFWNALNALIFEYGIAAYDLELGKNLPIPKHKRSQEFKTAAAGVRRKIRGQVMKDYVIHPLLALPFGGALPTLAANAIANVGRNLWTHSVIMCGHFPEGVAVFEKASIEGETKAEWYLRQMLGSANITGGNAFHMMTGNLSFQIEHHVFPDLPSNRYKEVAPQVQAVFEKYGLPYVTGPFHKQLGSAWKKVVRLSLPNGFLASTTTKNAPKRVAQLYKMSTGGGKVRREIGAQIEAEAA; translated from the coding sequence ATGACCGCGATTCAGAAGTTGGCCGACAACCCGATCGCCCACCTCACCCCTCAGGACATTCAGGCGATCGGTGAGGAACTGGACGCGATCCGCCAGTCGGTCATCGACACCCGCGGTGAGCGCGACTCGGCGTACATCCGCCGGGTCATCAAGACCCAGCGCTACCTCGAGATCGGCTCGCGGGCGGTCCTGCTCGCCAGCGTGTTCCCGCCGGCGTTCGTCGCCGGCACCGTCGGTCTCACGATCTCCAAGATTCTCGACAACATGGAGATCGGCCACAACATCATGCATGGCCAGTGGGACTGGATGCGTGACCCGAAGATCCACTCGACGACCTGGGAGTGGGACAACGCCACCCCGTCGGACCAGTGGAAGCACAGCCACAACGAGCTGCACCACACGTACACGAACGTGCTCGGCAAGGACAACGACCTCGGGTACTCGATCATGCGGGTCGACGAGGACCAGCGCTGGCACCCGTTCTTCCTCGCGCAGCCGTTCTGGAACGCGCTCAACGCGTTGATCTTCGAGTACGGCATCGCCGCGTACGACCTCGAACTCGGCAAGAACCTGCCGATCCCGAAGCACAAGCGCAGCCAGGAGTTCAAGACCGCCGCCGCGGGCGTACGCCGCAAGATCCGCGGCCAGGTGATGAAGGACTACGTCATCCACCCGCTCCTCGCCCTTCCGTTCGGCGGAGCGCTCCCGACGCTGGCCGCCAACGCGATCGCCAATGTCGGCCGCAACCTGTGGACCCACTCCGTGATCATGTGCGGGCACTTCCCCGAGGGCGTCGCAGTGTTCGAGAAGGCCAGCATCGAGGGCGAGACCAAGGCCGAGTGGTACCTGCGTCAGATGCTCGGCTCGGCCAACATCACCGGCGGCAACGCCTTCCATATGATGACCGGCAACCTGAGCTTCCAGATCGAGCACCACGTCTTCCCGGACCTGCCGTCCAACCGCTACAAGGAAGTCGCGCCGCAGGTGCAGGCCGTGTTCGAGAAGTACGGCCTGCCGTACGTCACCGGTCCGTTCCACAAGCAGCTCGGCAGCGCCTGGAAGAAGGTCGTACGGCTCTCGCTGCCGAACGGCTTCCTGGCCTCGACGACGACCAAGAACGCCCCGAAGCGGGTGGCGCAGCTCTACAAGATGTCGACCGGTGGCGGGAAGGTACGCCGCGAGATCGGCGCCCAGATCGAGGCCGAGGCAGCCTGA
- a CDS encoding LolA-like protein, which translates to MRNALGALAAVVLIGVAACGSNPTDSYKKTDPATIAADALTALKATTGIHLAGTVQLGSETMTVDLTSDLSGGVTGTVVLAGSTLQILGTGGPRRTVYIKAGTDFWGKIAPASSAQLAGKWVQNVTLLPDVIKQLTLPNLMANEAKYPWESAKPQLLGIGNVNGTASVQITVTDRASTNGAQETLDVSASVPHRVLRESEGTAFSLTFDRFDATVSAPAPAAADVVDLVKVLAKK; encoded by the coding sequence ATGCGCAATGCCCTCGGTGCTCTGGCGGCCGTCGTCCTCATCGGAGTGGCCGCCTGCGGCAGCAACCCGACCGACTCGTACAAGAAGACGGACCCGGCGACGATCGCGGCCGATGCGCTCACTGCGCTCAAGGCCACCACGGGCATCCACCTGGCTGGCACGGTCCAGTTGGGCAGCGAGACGATGACCGTCGACCTGACCTCGGACCTGTCCGGTGGTGTCACCGGCACGGTGGTCCTTGCGGGGTCGACGTTGCAGATCCTCGGCACTGGTGGGCCCAGGCGCACGGTCTACATCAAGGCCGGGACGGACTTCTGGGGGAAGATTGCGCCGGCATCCAGCGCACAGCTCGCCGGGAAGTGGGTCCAGAACGTGACCCTGCTGCCGGACGTCATCAAGCAGCTCACGCTGCCGAATCTGATGGCGAATGAAGCCAAGTACCCCTGGGAGTCGGCGAAGCCGCAGCTGCTGGGCATCGGGAACGTCAACGGCACCGCGTCGGTGCAGATCACCGTCACCGACAGAGCCAGCACGAACGGCGCACAGGAGACCTTGGACGTCTCCGCTTCGGTGCCGCACCGTGTGCTCCGGGAGTCGGAGGGAACGGCGTTCAGCCTCACCTTTGATCGCTTTGATGCCACCGTCAGCGCTCCTGCACCCGCAGCGGCCGACGTGGTCGACCTGGTGAAGGTGCTCGCGAAGAAGTAG
- a CDS encoding acyl-CoA dehydrogenase family protein codes for MKREIYNEDHEDFRSAVRSWLERDVIPNSEQYIKDKALPREFWLKAGENGFLGLAIPEEYGGAGADDFRFNAVLAEELAKVNAALPTCVGIHSDITAPYLVELGTEEQKQKYLPKVASGECLLAIGMTEPSGGSDLAALKTTAVRDGDEWVINGSKTFITNGYSCDLVITAVRTAPELGPKGITLFAIPADAPGFSRGRKLDKVGMEESDTAELFFENVRLTDADIVGELNKGFIHMMVKLAQERIACAVANTAHAKQILEETIKYAHDRQAFGQSIGKFQHLKFWMAELVTQIEVCEAYMDKCVEAHTKKELTAVDAAKAKWWSSQAQGEVLDACVQIHGGYGFMNEYRVARAWRDARVTKIWAGSNEIMKELIGRELGF; via the coding sequence ATGAAGCGCGAGATCTACAACGAGGACCACGAGGACTTCCGCAGCGCGGTGCGCTCGTGGCTCGAGCGGGACGTGATCCCCAACAGCGAGCAGTACATCAAGGACAAGGCGCTGCCGCGCGAGTTCTGGCTCAAGGCCGGCGAGAACGGCTTCCTCGGCCTGGCGATTCCCGAGGAGTACGGCGGCGCTGGCGCTGACGACTTCCGGTTCAACGCGGTCCTGGCGGAGGAGCTGGCCAAGGTCAACGCGGCCCTGCCCACCTGTGTCGGCATCCACTCCGACATCACGGCCCCGTACCTCGTCGAGCTCGGCACCGAGGAGCAGAAGCAGAAGTATCTGCCGAAGGTTGCCTCCGGGGAGTGCCTGCTCGCGATCGGCATGACCGAGCCGTCTGGTGGCTCGGACCTGGCCGCGCTCAAGACCACGGCCGTACGCGACGGCGATGAGTGGGTCATCAACGGCTCGAAGACCTTCATCACCAACGGGTACTCCTGCGACCTGGTGATCACTGCGGTGCGTACGGCTCCGGAGCTCGGGCCGAAGGGCATCACGCTGTTCGCGATCCCGGCCGACGCCCCGGGCTTCTCGCGCGGGCGCAAGCTCGACAAGGTCGGCATGGAGGAGTCAGACACCGCCGAACTCTTCTTCGAGAACGTACGCCTGACCGACGCCGACATCGTCGGCGAACTCAACAAGGGCTTCATCCACATGATGGTGAAGCTCGCCCAGGAGCGCATTGCGTGCGCCGTGGCGAACACCGCCCACGCGAAGCAGATCCTCGAAGAGACGATCAAGTACGCGCACGACCGTCAGGCGTTCGGTCAGTCGATCGGCAAGTTCCAGCACCTGAAGTTCTGGATGGCCGAGCTGGTCACCCAGATCGAGGTCTGTGAGGCGTACATGGACAAGTGCGTCGAGGCGCACACCAAGAAGGAACTCACCGCGGTCGACGCGGCGAAGGCCAAGTGGTGGTCGTCGCAGGCGCAGGGCGAGGTCCTGGACGCGTGTGTCCAGATCCACGGTGGCTACGGCTTCATGAACGAGTACCGCGTGGCCCGCGCCTGGCGCGACGCCCGCGTGACGAAGATCTGGGCCGGCTCCAATGAGATCATGAAGGAACTGATCGGCCGAGAGCTCGGCTTCTGA
- a CDS encoding M4 family metallopeptidase: MHRITGGRTAALLTLTTTLAMASLSPGVSAEATSPTSDSTAAARTAAGFVAGGGAGLTAPGVSVTQERLQSSHGVTYVPYRRAYRNLPVIGGDFVVMLKGTGHVVGTSVARRQVAVASTTPAVSRTRAAQVAAGRVRIPVADGLGRLVVFADGIATPRLAWEQSVRGTRDGRPSRLTVYVDAQTAHVLATREHMLAGEGRAAVNGPSPVHLDTVQSHAAFSLTTPGATSLRCQDFTGRATFTGPDDTWGNGDPTNRETGCVDALFAAQTLRAMLTKWLGRNGMNGAGGWVPVQVGLDDVNAYYDGSRVAIGHSSTGKRWLSSIDVVAHEFGHGIDDTTPGGISGGGTQEFVADTFGAAAEWFAHESSPYDTPDFTVGEKVNVIGKGPIRYMYHPSLAGDGDCYSSKTSSTEVHAAAGPGNHWFYLVAEGSSPRDGQPASPTCNRGTVHGLGIQKAITIMYNAMLQKTTGASYPRYRIWTLTAAKNLYGCSAYATVKAAWDAVSVKTQHGEPTC; this comes from the coding sequence GTGCACCGCATCACCGGCGGCCGAACGGCCGCCCTGCTCACTCTCACCACGACCCTCGCCATGGCATCCCTCAGCCCTGGAGTCAGCGCCGAGGCGACCAGTCCGACGTCCGACTCGACAGCTGCCGCCCGCACCGCAGCCGGCTTCGTCGCCGGCGGCGGCGCCGGTCTGACGGCTCCGGGTGTCTCAGTGACCCAGGAGCGGCTCCAGAGCTCGCACGGCGTGACGTACGTGCCTTATCGGCGCGCGTACCGGAACCTCCCGGTCATCGGTGGAGATTTCGTCGTGATGCTCAAGGGCACCGGGCACGTCGTGGGCACATCGGTCGCGCGGCGGCAGGTCGCGGTGGCATCGACGACACCCGCCGTCAGCCGTACGCGCGCCGCGCAGGTCGCAGCGGGCAGGGTACGCATTCCCGTGGCCGACGGCCTCGGTCGACTGGTGGTCTTCGCCGACGGGATCGCCACGCCGCGCCTGGCGTGGGAGCAGTCGGTACGCGGCACGCGAGACGGTCGGCCGTCGCGCCTCACCGTGTACGTCGACGCGCAGACGGCGCATGTACTGGCGACACGGGAACACATGCTGGCCGGTGAGGGTCGGGCCGCCGTGAACGGCCCCAGTCCGGTCCATCTCGACACGGTCCAGTCGCACGCAGCCTTCTCCCTGACGACGCCCGGTGCGACGTCGCTCCGATGCCAGGACTTCACCGGCAGGGCCACGTTCACGGGGCCGGACGACACGTGGGGGAACGGTGATCCGACGAATCGGGAGACTGGTTGCGTCGACGCCCTCTTCGCCGCTCAGACCCTTCGCGCGATGCTCACGAAGTGGCTCGGCCGCAACGGCATGAACGGCGCGGGCGGATGGGTGCCGGTCCAGGTCGGGCTCGATGACGTCAACGCCTATTACGACGGCAGCCGCGTCGCGATCGGACATTCATCGACCGGGAAGCGTTGGCTCAGCTCGATCGACGTCGTCGCGCACGAGTTCGGGCACGGGATCGATGACACGACCCCGGGCGGCATCTCCGGAGGCGGCACCCAGGAGTTCGTCGCCGACACGTTCGGCGCCGCGGCGGAGTGGTTTGCCCACGAGTCATCGCCGTACGACACGCCTGACTTCACGGTCGGGGAGAAGGTCAACGTGATCGGCAAGGGACCGATCCGTTACATGTACCACCCCTCGCTGGCCGGCGACGGTGACTGCTATTCGTCGAAGACCAGTTCGACCGAGGTCCACGCCGCCGCAGGACCGGGGAACCACTGGTTCTACCTCGTGGCCGAAGGCAGTTCACCGCGTGACGGTCAACCGGCCAGCCCGACCTGCAACCGCGGGACCGTGCACGGACTGGGCATCCAGAAGGCGATCACGATCATGTACAACGCGATGCTCCAGAAGACCACCGGGGCGAGCTACCCCCGCTACCGGATCTGGACGCTGACGGCGGCCAAGAACCTCTACGGCTGCAGCGCATACGCGACCGTGAAAGCCGCATGGGATGCCGTCTCCGTCAAGACCCAGCACGGAGAGCCGACATGCTGA
- a CDS encoding VIT1/CCC1 transporter family protein: MTSDVIDLSQHEHGDVEGLSNKLNWLRAGVLGANDGIVSVAGIVMGVAGATSNNTEILIAGIAALVAGALSMAAGEYVSVSTQRDAELALLEHERHDLANMPEEELRHLAQMLEEKGLNAETAMQAAIQIHEKDALRVHAEFEFGIDIDDVTKPWGAAIASMSAFAVGGLLPALTILLPEPERFYITAITVAVALALTGYVSAKLSRASTTRAILRNVVGGVFAMGVTLLVGHLVGTAV, translated from the coding sequence ATGACGTCTGACGTGATCGACCTGTCCCAGCACGAGCACGGCGACGTCGAGGGCCTGAGCAACAAGCTCAACTGGCTGCGCGCGGGCGTACTCGGTGCCAATGACGGCATCGTCTCGGTCGCTGGCATCGTGATGGGCGTCGCAGGTGCGACCAGCAACAACACCGAGATCCTGATCGCCGGGATTGCCGCACTGGTCGCTGGCGCACTGTCGATGGCGGCTGGCGAGTACGTGTCGGTCTCGACCCAACGTGACGCCGAGTTGGCCCTCTTGGAACACGAGCGCCACGACCTGGCGAACATGCCGGAGGAGGAGCTGCGCCACCTCGCCCAGATGCTCGAGGAGAAGGGCCTGAACGCGGAGACGGCGATGCAGGCTGCGATCCAGATCCACGAGAAGGACGCCCTGCGGGTGCATGCGGAGTTCGAGTTCGGCATCGACATCGACGATGTGACCAAACCGTGGGGTGCGGCGATCGCGTCAATGAGCGCGTTCGCGGTCGGCGGTCTGCTGCCGGCGCTGACGATCCTGCTGCCGGAGCCGGAGCGGTTCTACATCACCGCGATCACGGTCGCCGTGGCCCTCGCTCTGACCGGCTACGTCTCGGCCAAACTCAGCCGTGCCAGCACGACCCGCGCGATCTTGCGCAACGTGGTGGGGGGGGTTTTCGCCATGGGCGTGACGCTTCTGGTCGGTCACCTGGTCGGCACCGCCGTCTGA
- a CDS encoding fatty acid--CoA ligase: MRSTMQTPPLLISQLLRHGSTVHGASEVVTYTGDGVRKQTYAEVGLDAARLAHALKGLGVSGDDRVGTFMWNNAEHLIAYLAIPSMGAVLHAWNIRLFPEQLAYVANHGGAKVVILDNTLAPLAAPLFQHLPKIEHIVVSGPIADETRDALAASGKQVHDWSALLDGQPTEYAWPEDIDENDAAGLCYTSGTTGNPKGVAYSHRSNWLHAMGAATCVGYSSKDRVLAVVPLFHANAWGLPYVSFFLGFSLLMPDRFLQGEHLLPFIQMEQATFGAGVPTIWNDMLRKADEGTYDLSSVKGFLIGGAAVPPALLHGFWDRHGIDIIQGWGMTETSPLASTAVEPLGIERDHPDYYDYRLSQGRIAGGVQLRLVDVDGKVVPWDGESVGEIELKGPWITGSYLAMGGESDAEIADMASKFDDGWLRTGDVGTVNERGYIHLTDRAKDVIKSGGEWISSVELENEIMGHPDVIEAAVIGVPDARWDERPLACYVLSEGATATPAVLRDFIATKVAKWQLPERWAQIPEVPKTSVGKFDKKVLRQQYADGDLDVITLA, encoded by the coding sequence GTGCGTTCGACGATGCAGACCCCGCCGCTCCTGATCAGCCAGCTCCTCCGCCACGGTTCGACCGTGCACGGTGCCAGCGAAGTCGTCACCTACACCGGTGACGGCGTCCGCAAGCAGACGTACGCCGAGGTCGGCCTGGACGCTGCCCGGCTGGCCCATGCCCTCAAGGGCCTGGGTGTGAGCGGTGACGATCGTGTCGGCACGTTCATGTGGAACAACGCCGAGCACCTGATCGCGTACCTCGCGATCCCGTCCATGGGCGCGGTCCTGCACGCCTGGAACATCCGGCTCTTCCCGGAGCAGCTCGCGTACGTCGCCAACCACGGCGGGGCGAAGGTGGTCATCCTCGACAACACCCTGGCCCCGCTGGCGGCTCCGTTGTTCCAGCATCTGCCGAAGATCGAGCACATCGTCGTCAGTGGCCCGATCGCCGACGAGACCCGCGATGCGCTCGCCGCCAGCGGCAAGCAGGTGCACGACTGGTCCGCGCTGCTCGACGGCCAGCCGACCGAGTACGCGTGGCCCGAGGACATCGACGAGAACGACGCGGCTGGCCTCTGCTACACCTCGGGTACGACCGGCAACCCCAAGGGCGTCGCGTACTCACACCGCAGCAACTGGTTGCACGCCATGGGGGCGGCGACCTGCGTCGGTTACAGCTCCAAGGACCGGGTGCTGGCCGTCGTACCGCTGTTCCACGCGAACGCCTGGGGCCTGCCGTACGTCTCCTTCTTCCTGGGCTTCTCGCTCCTCATGCCTGACCGGTTCCTGCAGGGAGAGCATCTACTGCCGTTCATCCAGATGGAGCAGGCGACGTTCGGCGCGGGCGTCCCGACGATCTGGAACGACATGCTCCGCAAGGCGGACGAGGGGACGTACGACCTCTCGTCGGTCAAGGGCTTCCTCATCGGTGGCGCCGCGGTGCCACCGGCGCTGCTGCACGGATTCTGGGACCGCCACGGGATCGACATCATCCAGGGCTGGGGGATGACCGAGACCTCGCCGCTCGCATCGACCGCCGTCGAGCCGCTCGGGATCGAGCGTGACCACCCCGACTACTACGACTACCGGCTCTCGCAGGGTCGGATCGCCGGAGGCGTCCAGCTGCGGCTCGTCGACGTCGACGGCAAGGTCGTGCCCTGGGACGGCGAGAGTGTCGGCGAGATCGAACTCAAAGGTCCGTGGATCACCGGCTCGTACCTGGCGATGGGTGGTGAGTCCGACGCCGAGATCGCCGACATGGCCTCGAAGTTCGACGACGGCTGGTTGCGTACGGGCGACGTCGGGACCGTCAACGAACGCGGCTACATCCACCTGACCGACCGTGCCAAGGACGTCATCAAGTCCGGCGGCGAGTGGATCAGTTCCGTCGAGCTCGAGAACGAGATCATGGGGCACCCGGATGTCATCGAGGCTGCCGTCATCGGTGTCCCGGACGCGCGCTGGGACGAGCGTCCGCTGGCCTGCTACGTGCTGTCCGAGGGTGCCACCGCGACGCCTGCCGTCCTGCGCGACTTCATCGCCACCAAGGTTGCGAAGTGGCAGCTGCCCGAGCGCTGGGCGCAGATCCCCGAGGTGCCGAAGACGAGCGTCGGCAAGTTCGACAAGAAGGTGCTGCGCCAGCAGTACGCCGACGGGGATCTCGATGTCATCACGCTCGCCTGA
- a CDS encoding tRNA adenosine deaminase-associated protein, with the protein MSEQSGDIDFALAAYREEGVWTLAELAQDAVVDLDTLAHALRRFPGDGGAIGLIGVDEDFFVIARVAGANVRVLLSDVTAAEEWELADSIVEFLGLPDPEDDDESEPAGDLAIFADAGLSAMDLGIMLDDNLYPDEAISEIAGRLGFGTLFDSAIGLTNA; encoded by the coding sequence ATGTCTGAGCAGTCTGGCGACATCGACTTCGCCCTCGCCGCGTACCGCGAAGAGGGTGTCTGGACGCTTGCCGAACTGGCCCAGGACGCAGTCGTCGACCTGGACACCCTCGCTCACGCGCTGCGCCGCTTCCCCGGTGACGGTGGCGCGATCGGCCTGATCGGTGTGGACGAGGACTTCTTCGTCATCGCCCGTGTCGCCGGCGCGAACGTACGCGTCCTCCTCTCGGACGTGACCGCCGCGGAGGAGTGGGAGCTGGCGGACTCGATCGTGGAGTTCCTCGGCCTGCCCGACCCCGAGGACGACGACGAGTCCGAGCCGGCCGGTGACCTCGCCATCTTCGCGGACGCCGGTCTGTCGGCGATGGATCTGGGCATCATGCTCGACGACAATCTCTACCCCGACGAGGCCATCTCGGAGATCGCCGGCCGCCTCGGTTTCGGCACGCTCTTCGACAGTGCCATCGGCCTGACGAACGCGTGA
- the tadA gene encoding tRNA adenosine(34) deaminase TadA — MDSHDVMGLALDEARAALETGDVPVGAIVVGADGQIVGRGRNIREATHDPTGHAEVVALRFAAEALGRWRLEDCTLVVTLEPCTMCAGAIVQSRIRTLVFGAYDEKAGAVGSLWDVVRDRRLNHRPEVIGGVRAEESAALLRDFFDRI; from the coding sequence ATGGATTCCCACGACGTGATGGGGCTCGCGCTGGATGAGGCGCGGGCCGCCCTGGAGACCGGGGACGTCCCGGTCGGCGCGATCGTCGTCGGAGCCGATGGTCAGATCGTCGGGCGCGGCCGCAACATCCGTGAAGCGACCCACGACCCCACCGGCCACGCCGAAGTGGTCGCGCTGCGGTTCGCCGCGGAGGCACTGGGGCGCTGGCGCCTCGAGGACTGCACTCTCGTCGTCACTCTCGAACCGTGCACCATGTGCGCCGGCGCGATCGTCCAGTCGCGGATCAGGACCCTCGTGTTCGGCGCGTACGACGAGAAGGCGGGCGCCGTCGGATCGCTGTGGGACGTCGTACGCGACCGGCGCCTCAACCACCGTCCCGAGGTGATCGGTGGCGTACGCGCCGAGGAATCAGCGGCGTTGCTGCGCGACTTCTTCGACCGCATCTGA
- a CDS encoding Lrp/AsnC family transcriptional regulator, which yields MITAIVFVKADTARIPEVAEAIASLDGVSEVYSVTGRIDLIAMIRVRSHDDIAAVVADKLNKVDGVRETVTHIAFRAYSRHDLEAAFAIGD from the coding sequence ATGATCACCGCGATCGTGTTCGTCAAGGCCGACACTGCCCGGATCCCGGAGGTGGCCGAGGCCATTGCCTCCCTCGACGGCGTCAGCGAGGTGTATTCGGTGACCGGCCGGATCGACCTCATCGCGATGATCCGCGTCCGCTCCCACGATGACATCGCGGCGGTCGTCGCAGACAAGCTCAACAAGGTTGACGGCGTACGCGAGACCGTCACTCACATCGCCTTCCGCGCCTACAGCCGGCACGACCTCGAGGCAGCCTTCGCCATCGGCGACTAA
- a CDS encoding phage holin family protein, whose protein sequence is MRWVTWLAVNIIALTVALALLDGLSIQYDHPPSDGRRVFAVVLIGALLGVINKFVRPLVTVLAIPAIVLTLGFALLLVNAAMLALTARITNHFNESTIGFHLHVAGFWTAVAGGLIITIASWATSLVFDKIRR, encoded by the coding sequence ATGCGATGGGTGACCTGGTTGGCCGTGAACATCATTGCTCTGACCGTCGCGCTGGCGCTTCTCGACGGGTTGTCGATCCAGTACGACCACCCGCCGAGCGATGGCCGCCGCGTGTTCGCCGTGGTGCTGATCGGCGCACTCCTGGGCGTCATCAACAAGTTCGTACGCCCGCTCGTCACCGTGCTCGCGATCCCGGCGATCGTGCTGACGCTCGGGTTCGCCCTGCTGCTGGTGAACGCGGCCATGCTGGCCCTCACGGCCAGGATCACGAATCACTTCAACGAGAGCACGATCGGCTTCCACCTGCACGTGGCAGGGTTCTGGACGGCCGTCGCAGGTGGGCTGATCATCACGATCGCGTCGTGGGCGACCTCGCTGGTGTTCGACAAGATCCGGCGTTAG